Within Planococcus citri chromosome 2, ihPlaCitr1.1, whole genome shotgun sequence, the genomic segment ATCAGTTCAACGCAGTTGCGAATCATTGTGGTGTAAAATATCGTTACGAATTGCTTTCGAAGCTAGATCACGAAGAATGGATGCTCGTTTATCGTAAATCAATCGCTAGGATCATGTTGAGTTGCGCCGAATCGGGTGATTTCGAAGAAATACGTCACCTATGGAGACGATTCAAAGATACGATGAATTCGAAGAACTTCGCCATCGTCGTTCGAGAACTGGTACCTTTGTCGATGAAGAACAGTCGCAATTTTAACGCTTTAACCCCTCTATTGATGGAGATGTGGGCCAGTGCTCGAGAAGAAGTCAAGAAATCAGCCATCAAAGGCGAGCTGATGAGACGTATTGGCGAAAAATGCGCCGATCTGGTCGACGATGACAGTATCGGATTCGATTTCCAATCACGTCTCGAGTACGCGGATCCGTTGAGAGTATTTCGAGCATTGTTGGAAAGCTGCGATCGTAAACAGACTGTGGAATTTATTCGGCTCAATTTCCTTTGGCTGGTGTTATGGCAACCTTTAGCCGAGCTGAAAGAATTCTTCGTAGAGATTCAGCTCGATACCGAATGTGTGTCGATGTTGAAGAAGAACTGGAAATACTCGTACAGATTACGTCTGGCTTGCTGGACTCTGCTGCGTTATGGCGAATTCGATGAATTCGACGAGTTGGTTTGGTTTTGCTGGTACGACGATAGTATTAGTATCGATATCGATGAAATAAATACAGCTTCGAACGAAGCGAAAAACAGAGCTATCGATGCTGAAGTGTCGAAATGCGTCGAATTACGCGAGAAATCTATCGAAATGCGTTACGAAACGGCGACTTTACGTGATCGTTGTTTGAAactgttggagaaaaaaatagctCTGTGCGAAGAATGCGTAGCTCTGTATAAATCTTCGGTGGTGAAATCTGCCTCAGGTTTGACAGCTCTGAGCTCGTATTTGTGCACCTTGGATTGGAGAAAATTGCAGAGTTTCTTGTTGAATTCGGTTTTTTCGACGGATCATTCGGAAGTCGATTCGCTGATGATGGTATTATTCCGGACACGTTTCATGGGAACGAATTATCTGGTGAGGAAATTACGTCGAGCTGAATTCGACGATGTTAAAGAATTCTTCGATACTGTGATGTCGAAGTATTATAATGTTTTGTTGCTGAAATACACGTGCTGCGATACCCTGTTCAGATGCTTGTTcaacgactacgacgacgacgacgatgaatcTGCGgagaatttggtttttaaacCAGACGATATGCGAGATTTTTTAAGCTGGTGTGCCAGAGATGATGGAGAATCGTTGATTGCGCACTTCAAACAGCGCCATTTGTTTCCTAATGCGTTCGTGGGGCAGTTGAAAGGATGTGTAGATGAGAACGGATCGTTTAAAGCTAGCGATTCCATGGAGGAGTTTTTGGTATGGTGTTTTCCTGCGCAGACGGATAGAGGAGAGTTTAAACGGTATTTGATTCACAGATATCGCGAATATAAACCGATAGAAGAGGTTTTAAGGCAGAGAAAATATCGTCAAAACGTGTTGAATTGGTTTTTCGATGGTGATACCGATTTGATTGAAACGTTCAGAGCTAACGAGCTGATGAGGTTGGCggattgagtttttttttcgatagtgtagtattttgttgtttttttttcgaggcagttttttttattgggGATTTATGCTTCCTTGTCCTACGATCCTCTCTTTCTGTCTTAGATGTATTTTGCCATGATATTTATAAGTGATTTGTACCTACTTGTCTGTGATTTATTGTACCTACTTCAAGTGCTCAATGTGGCGAATAGTTCGTATACTTGGGTTAGATAATTTGTTGTAATAGTTATTTGGTGCAtgtgtttgaagaaaaaaaaaggaattttcaatAGTTCGTTTTCTAGTCGTTTTGAGTTTTGTAAGGTGATCTGCTCGTACTCGTAACAAGGCGATCATTTTTGTCTGTAATTAggattattaatttattattttagatttaaatgaattaattcACAATAATAATGTATGTTTCGTTCAAAATGCGTATAAaagtttttgatcattttgaattatttgttgTTTGCGAATTTCTTGCATCTTCGCGTTATgaattttctttctgtttttcgAAACCGAACCATTTTCATGAGATGATTCAGTCCCAAGGAACAGATTTCATAAGTTTCtgtgaatttttagcaattctaATTACACtttactccaattttttttttttgttttttttttttgaatctggagaaaattagaaatcagggaattaatttttcctcaaatCCAACGATTTCAGTGAATGGATGCGTGGGGTCATGGAAAATGAATGTAAAACCACAATATATCTTAGGACCACTCTATATTCGTGTAAAAAGGGAAgaatgaattttcttcaaagaactgattccaaatttgattttgtgagAATTCTGAATAAAATTATGAGGAAATTGAAGGAATGAATGTCTCGTAGTTgcatttctcgaaattttcttCAACGCTAGAGGTGAAAGATAATTTCAGAGCCCAACACTACACTCTTAACCATCTTCCAGAGAAGCGGAAGAGAGAACATTGTGAACTCTTGATAGAGGATTTTCACCCTTTTAGTCCAACCTTAggtgttttttggtcaaatttcccCTTCCCAGTGCATGATAATGAaaatttaggtacttattatgCGATTATGAGGTTATTATTATCAATCTGTTAAtccatgaattttttgtttctttgttttaggtgagtggCAATTTATACGAGAAGATGTTTTTGTACGAATTTCGATAaggtaaaaataatttgagtacgatttcattttaatgaaaaaattcaacttttaagaaTTTTCGATCAAtgaatttgaatcaaattttaggACCTGAGGGATTTGATGTGGAGgatatgggggagggggttaaataaacgttttcaaaattttttgggcgTCATTCGATCCTTTTGGAGATTGAAACGTCAACACAGCAACcgacatttttggaaatggacGAAATAACTTTGCtgatctaaaattttggaacatttgaagcatatttttcgttttttgatgaattgtcaaataattaaatttggatcaaaaatggaaaaaatctaaatttcttCAAGTTTACCTAAAAAAGACACCTGAAATTCGATATGTAATGTACCTTTATTTCGACCACAACCCATCGATTGGAAGcatttttgaccagttttgagcagttctagagcctctggcagatttttcataggtactaacaaggaaacctcttgaggtgtccggctccgatttgaacgggactacgatttttggaaagcgcatgttctaaaacccccaaatccaaattttcagctacccaagttcatttttcgatttttggcgaatttttgaaaatccaaaatcgactattttgatgatttatgctttttttaaaaaaaagtacgtacttgatcaataaaattgatcaaaataagtcccaaaactaatattaattacccaaaaccaaatttcatcatttccagccattctggagcctccagcgctatttttcaatttttccagaattttgaatttgctccagaaggcgtgaatatgaagttgggcagctaaaaatcgagttgtgtgttatactcgatctgtttaacgactttatccacatttgagtcgattttggaagggacacctcaagagtggttttttgaccagcatttttcataataagaaatccaaaaaaatcaaaattttaccgtttgcgaggaaattttcgaaatttgcgcgaatcgcagtaatttgtcatgaactaatcccacgagagcgaatttcgccatttccagctattctggagactccagcgcaatttttcaatttctccagaattttcaatttgctccagaaggcgtgaatatgaagttgtgcagctaaaaatcgagttgtgtgttataccagacctgtttaacgaacttatccacatttgagccgattttggagcggacacctcaaaagtggtttttttacaagctttttttcaaaataaaaatatccaagaaaccaaaaattcctcgtttgtgagaaaatttttgaaatttgcgcgaatcgctgtattttgtcattaattaactaCACGAGAGCAAATTTCGCcgtttccagcctttcttgggccttctttaatttttggatatttttattatgaaaaaagctggtcgaaaaccactcttgaggtgtccgctccagaatcgactcaaaagcggataaactcgttgaacagatcgagtataacacacacaactcgatttatagctgcccaactttatattcacgccatttggagcaaattgaaaattcgggagaaattgaaaaattgcactggaggctccagaatagctggaaatggcggaattctgcctcagggggtttgttgtgttcgaaatacagcggttcgcgcaaatttcgaaaatttcctcgccaaccgtaaaattttgatttttttggacttcttattgtgaaaaaagctggtcaaaaaaccacttttgaggtgtccgctccagaatcggttcaaatgtgaataaattcgttaatcAGGTCGAGTATatcacacaactcgatttttagctgcccaacttcatattcacgccttccggagcaaattgaaaattctggagaaatgatgaatagcgctggagcctccagaacagcTGGagatggcgaaatttggatgggAGGGGCAATTTCAGTTTtagaacttattttgaacatttttactgatcaagtacgtacttttttttaaaaaaaggataaatctccaaaatagtcaattttggattttcaaaaattcgccaaaaatctaaaaatgaacttgggccgctgaaaatttggatttgggggttttagaacatgctctttccaaaaatcgcggtcccgttcaaaacGGTagtggacacctcaagaggttcctttgttagctttccaacttgatttggtaaaatttttatttttttttatttttccacttttgattttgaataacaATACTCAgtcaaaagattttcaaaaatttgcattagTCAAGAATTGAAATTGTAATAATGAATAATTACTTATTTTGATGCCTTTTATTGCAGAATCTTGCGACACGTTAGTGACGTCATTTcttgtttcgaaaaaattactcatatcTAAACTATCTTATCTAAACATCAAAATAAATCATTAATCAGGGAAATGACGTCACATATGCGGCGCAACATCCTGCGATAACGGTCTACTGCTCTGTATctgtaaaacgaaaaaaataacccGTAACCGGTTTTGTCAGGCCAATCCAATTGGTTCGGTAGCGAAAGGGAGTTCTGTTCAGTGTTCTGATTTTCGGAATTCGTCTCTTGTCTCCTCATCCTCATCTTCAGATTGCCTCAGTTCTCAATGTTCCCATTTGCATTATTTATCATCAGTCGTTTGACGAAATGACGATCGTGCATGTATGTACattatgtaatatgtatgtttttttttagtttttttaccATATGATAGAGACCTTAGTGATGTGTAGTGCATGTGATCGTGCTTTGTTTCACCATCGAGTCGTTCTGTGAAGTGTAGATACGAAGTACGAACTGTTGTGTATTTCGAGTTACAACTTCACTTCGGAGAGCGTGATTTCGTGcggatttattttttgtaagtatacTTATGTTTTAtcatttgaagtttgaattacGTACATACAAGATTAACCAAGTGTACGATTGTGCTGGTGACGAtgattgtatgtatgtatctttcATCAATGATAAATGATAAATCCCACCAAGCGTCATGGAATAAACTCCAGCGCTCGTACGTTTTAGAGAAAGGACTTGATTGACCAGCATACCATGCTTATTTCGGTGCTTGTGCTTGTATTGTAATAAACTACCTATTGCTCAAAATACGTAAGTTGGTAAGTTGAATATAGTCATGTATACTGATCACACGACGAtatacctaatttgatttttcagatttggCGATCGAAAGTGATAACTAGTTCGAAGAAAAATGGACGCTTTACCGATGAAGTTACAAAGTTTGGCTGAAAAATCGATATGTGTTTGGCTGGTATACGAATGGGCCAACGGCGAATTACCGGTAATCGATGTGTGGAGAAGAAAACAAGGCTACAGTATTATTTGCTATTGCTCGGCTCACGACTGGTTCGTGTGGCAGTTATGCGGGGGCCGGTGGAGCAGCTGACTACCTCCCAAAAATGCGTGAAATCGTCAAGGCGAGCGATAGGAAGAATTACACGGTGCGAGTGAACTAAATTTGTATACGGGACGCGCGGGGATATGCCGCCGAGCGGTACGCGCGGGGATATGCCGCCGAGCGGTACGCGCGGGGATATGCCGCCGAGCGGTACGCGCGTACCGCTCGACGGCATATTCTAGTTCATttacaattgaaaaaacataaaaaatcacaaaaaatataaaaattgaaaattgaaataattttgaataattttcaattttttacaaatcaaaatagtcaaaaatcattaaaatcaactcggaaaaataaaaatcgtactCCATAAGCATCGTGTGGCGCCGTGTAACACGGGCCTTGAGGTAGTCAGCTCCTCCACCAGCACCGTTATGCGAAATGCGAGTACCTCGATTCGCTCATATACCGAGTAAAATTCAGCGCCAAATCGAAGACAGCATGATATCGATCTTGGAAGCAGTTAATGCGTGGATTCAAGCGCATCATTGCCATGCGCCTAGTATCTTCCACGATCATCCATCGTCTCCGTTAAACGAATACATCGTGAAACTAGTTTGGAACCATCGTTTTGAAATCGATTACGTGGCTACTGCGAAAAATATCGCGACGCGATCGATTCGATACCGAGATTCGATTTCAAAGTGGATCCGTTCGAGGCGTATTGGAGCACGTACTTGAAAAACGAGTTGGATACGATATGGGTACCGAATTCTTCGCTCGAATTGTGGCTTTTCAACACTTCGCGGCAGCGTCTTTGGTGGCCACCGGTCGTGTACTTCTTCGATAAGCTGGACTTGGCGAGAAAATCCGCCGAATTTGTAAATATGAGTATGTTTGAGTTGTACGACGAAGCCCACGCGAAAGCATTGTTGGCGAAATTGGCGGATAAAGAATGGAATCTGGCGTGTCGTACTGGTACTTCGATTTCGAAATTGGTCGAAAGATTCGTTCAACGGGGTGTTGTGGACGACGTACGTTACATTTGGACAATGTTCGGgagtaaaatgaactcgaaGAATTTCTGCGCCATTATCGAAACACTGGTACTTTCATCGATGCGAAACGCGaacgatttcgaaaaatggacCCGGTTGTTGATGGAAATTTGGACCAGCGCTAGCAGCAAGTTGCAACAATCGGCCGTCGATATTGAATTGTGGCGGAgtatggccaaaaaattcatcgatgATTTTGGAGACCGTTTACGCGATTTTCGTGCTCGTCGACTGATCAGCGACCCGTTGGCGTTCGTTAGAAAGGTGTTGGAAATCATGCCCGTCGAGATGCGATCGGAATTTTTCCACAAGAATTGCTGTTTATTGAACATCTGGGCGCCGTTTGCTGCGGTACATGAATTGATGCGCGATTTTCTGCCACATTACGATCGCGACGTTGTCGAGTTGAAAGAAGTAGTCGCCAATGCCAACAACGATGACGGAATACAATCGTTGTTATGCGTATTGCTGGATTATAGCGAATATGACGAAATCGATACCGTAATGTCATTTCATAATATATCGAGGATCCGTAAGTTCAATTTTATAACGTCTTCGTATGCGGTAGATCACATGTGTTTGCGCGTTTATCGCGGTGATTGGAAGGACTTGTGCAAGTACGTAGAGGAAAACGTTTCGTGGATATCTCCGGATACATCTGAAGAGATAAtgaaaaaagtgatctggaCGAGGAGATACTGGGCTCGGAAAATCGACAAAGGCGAAATGCACGACTTGAGGGAATTCGCCAGCACGGTGTATTACGCTGCCAGCaaccaattgaaatttttgaaaaagttgttcgAAAGTCGTCTGTTGAAAGTTTTGTTCAAGCCGGATTACAGCACGATCAACTGtcgcaaaaaaatgactttcgaTCGAGCTGCCTTGCAGGATTATTTATTATGGATTTACGACGGCGACGAACGTTTAATCGAAGATAACTTCAAGCGACCGCCCTTGTTTCCTGGAGGATTTTTGGTGCAGTTGAAAGGATGCGTTGCCGAAGGTTCTTTTCGTGTTACCGAGTCGATGgatgagtttttgaaatggtGTTTCGCGACCGAAGCAGAAAGGCGGCAGTTTAAACGCGAAATGATATACGATTACCGAAAGCATGGGTTGATCGAAGGTCTATTGATGCGCCTGAAATATCGTCGAAGTGCGTTGTTGTGGTTTTTCGACGAAGATAccagtttgattgaaaaattctcggCTGATTGCGTGGGTGATCCGATGAACTCGTATTATATTCCTGATTCTATAAGTTCTGGTAGCGAGTTTAGTTCGAGTAGCGATTCTAGTTCTGGTACTAGTAGTGATGATGAAGACTGGATGTAGCGAAAAAGTGATCGGTTGGATTAGATATCATGAGCTTTTATTacctaaaagtaatttttaaataggtattcatttttgtgTTCGTGGAATCTTTTTTTAAGTCGTTTTTATGTTTGTTTACtcctattattattatttttttcaaagtcttgtttattatcaattttattttattctttaatTGGAAATTCAACTAGATATAGCTAttctgaagtaggtaggtaataggtatgttgGTTGAGTACGCAATGATTTACCTTGACTTTATGCTTCATCGATTCATCATCTCATATTTAatgcatttttgttttttaataatattgttttcattttaaattatattgacgagttttttttatttcttgaaattatttttgtgatCAAGTTTAGAATTGTCTTTTTTTATAGGCGAAAAAGGCTTGTGAGGAGTCtagttgtttttttaattttctctgtatagaaatttttgctggatatattttttgattcaaatttggacgaatttctcacattttgatATGCGTTGAGTTGTTTATATTTGATTTATTGAAGAGGTTTCACGTTTGCGTTagtttgaaaatcagttttttgaataaatattagAGTAGTTTGCTTATCTATTGCTGGGAAAATGTTATTGCACGACAGAGCACGAATCTCTGAATATGGGGTATTTTGGAATTCTttaaattcgcgaaaaattaatttgggcaattgaaattttggcaaggGTGCTTTATTCAAACTGTTTTGGGTgaatcttacaagggaacctcttgaggtgtccacctccgatttgaacgggatcgcgatttttggaaagagcatgttctaaaacccccaaatccaaattttcagctgcccaagttgatttttcgatttttggcgaatttttaaaaatccgaaattggctattttggtgatttatgcttttttaaaaaaaagtacgtacttgatcagtaagaatgttcaaaataagtcctaaaactgatattaaccctccaaatccaaatttcgccatttccagccattctggagcctccagcgctacttttcaatttctccagaattttgaattttctccagaaggcgtgaatatgaagttgggcagctaaaaatcgagttgtgcgttatactcgacctgtttaacgaatttatccacatttgagccgattctggaggggacacctcaagagtggttttttgacccgatttttttcaaaataaaaatatccaaaaaccaaaaattcctcgtttgtgagaaaatttttgaa encodes:
- the LOC135837934 gene encoding uncharacterized protein LOC135837934, with translation MPSTPAKLSSWAARSLCIRLVYEWANSDDMPVNDLIWRNDKNGHDTCENHDLFIDQMYEMRVPSTIIVPHLIRDQIDENIASILDHVKDWIRYHHSKHFFHDEPSSPMNEYLLGLVWSDDNRRIDYTASARSMLTNENLTTMERFRFACTYCFVEEITKLGALVEIETTSSWSFKDEPFLVYWSKYLKNELDTVCLPESISSIDVLMLEKALKDYDLWSPIEYFFSKLDTASKFHQFNAVANHCGVKYRYELLSKLDHEEWMLVYRKSIARIMLSCAESGDFEEIRHLWRRFKDTMNSKNFAIVVRELVPLSMKNSRNFNALTPLLMEMWASAREEVKKSAIKGELMRRIGEKCADLVDDDSIGFDFQSRLEYADPLRVFRALLESCDRKQTVEFIRLNFLWLVLWQPLAELKEFFVEIQLDTECVSMLKKNWKYSYRLRLACWTLLRYGEFDEFDELVWFCWYDDSISIDIDEINTASNEAKNRAIDAEVSKCVELREKSIEMRYETATLRDRCLKLLEKKIALCEECVALYKSSVVKSASGLTALSSYLCTLDWRKLQSFLLNSVFSTDHSEVDSLMMVLFRTRFMGTNYLVRKLRRAEFDDVKEFFDTVMSKYYNVLLLKYTCCDTLFRCLFNDYDDDDDESAENLVFKPDDMRDFLSWCARDDGESLIAHFKQRHLFPNAFVGQLKGCVDENGSFKASDSMEEFLVWCFPAQTDRGEFKRYLIHRYREYKPIEEVLRQRKYRQNVLNWFFDGDTDLIETFRANELMRLAD
- the LOC135837935 gene encoding uncharacterized protein LOC135837935 codes for the protein MSMFELYDEAHAKALLAKLADKEWNLACRTGTSISKLVERFVQRGVVDDVRYIWTMFGSKMNSKNFCAIIETLVLSSMRNANDFEKWTRLLMEIWTSASSKLQQSAVDIELWRSMAKKFIDDFGDRLRDFRARRLISDPLAFVRKVLEIMPVEMRSEFFHKNCCLLNIWAPFAAVHELMRDFLPHYDRDVVELKEVVANANNDDGIQSLLCVLLDYSEYDEIDTVMSFHNISRIRKFNFITSSYAVDHMCLRVYRGDWKDLCKYVEENVSWISPDTSEEIMKKVIWTRRYWARKIDKGEMHDLREFASTVYYAASNQLKFLKKLFESRLLKVLFKPDYSTINCRKKMTFDRAALQDYLLWIYDGDERLIEDNFKRPPLFPGGFLVQLKGCVAEGSFRVTESMDEFLKWCFATEAERRQFKREMIYDYRKHGLIEGLLMRLKYRRSALLWFFDEDTSLIEKFSADCVGDPMNSYYIPDSISSGSEFSSSSDSSSGTSSDDEDWM